The following proteins come from a genomic window of Sphingobium cloacae:
- a CDS encoding MarR family winged helix-turn-helix transcriptional regulator, with protein sequence MTASANIATGLARIGMALRADAWSQAGTKNLSPTQAQILVHLVQRGPARVSAVAEALAVTQSTASEAVTTLVRKDHVERRSDPDDARATLLHATETGRRLAHELAVWPDALLGAIDALDPVEQAAFTRGLVKMIGALQERRAIPVQRMCVSCAHFRPHAHSDAARPHHCAFVDAAFGDAAVRLDCGEHVAADASVQLESWTRFKEAAA encoded by the coding sequence ATGACAGCAAGCGCCAACATAGCGACGGGCCTGGCCAGGATCGGCATGGCGCTGCGCGCGGACGCCTGGAGCCAGGCCGGCACGAAAAATCTGAGCCCGACCCAGGCGCAGATCCTCGTCCATCTTGTCCAGCGCGGGCCGGCCCGCGTGAGCGCCGTCGCCGAGGCGCTGGCCGTGACCCAGTCCACGGCCAGCGAGGCGGTGACGACACTGGTGCGCAAGGACCATGTCGAACGGCGTTCCGATCCCGACGACGCGCGCGCCACCCTGCTGCATGCCACCGAAACCGGGCGGCGTCTCGCGCACGAACTGGCGGTCTGGCCCGATGCGCTGCTCGGCGCGATCGACGCGCTCGATCCGGTGGAGCAAGCGGCCTTCACCAGGGGGCTCGTCAAGATGATCGGCGCGCTTCAGGAGCGCCGCGCCATACCAGTGCAGCGGATGTGCGTTTCTTGCGCGCATTTCCGACCCCACGCCCATTCGGATGCGGCCCGCCCGCATCACTGCGCCTTCGTGGACGCCGCTTTCGGGGACGCCGCCGTGCGGCTCGATTGCGGCGAACACGTTGCGGCCGACGCTTCGGTCCAGCTCGAAAGCTGGACCCGTTTCAAGGAAGCGGCGGCATGA
- a CDS encoding universal stress protein: MTTPARPRKILLATDMSCRCDRALDRAIQLAREWDAELIAAHVIDPAKTGQFRFDRKPASWRRLPSPVDRMKWRLRRDLGTAADAIRILVEEGDPPEMLLEMAAREDCDLIVTGIARDETLGRMLLGNTLNRLVRGSPVPVLVVHDRAVRHYRDIVVGTDFSEASLQALLITAACFPAAALTLFHGYDVPFSGYLDEQDFKRDLGVMEKELGDKFLADERVDEPLRGRTDVVIAHGSPERLLSDYVEDHDIDLTVIGSHGRGALFDALIGSTAKTLLEMLEGDLLIVHYRPAD; the protein is encoded by the coding sequence ATATGAGCTGCCGCTGCGACCGCGCGCTCGACCGGGCCATCCAACTGGCGCGGGAGTGGGACGCCGAACTGATCGCAGCCCATGTCATCGATCCCGCGAAGACCGGTCAGTTCCGGTTCGACCGCAAGCCCGCCTCGTGGCGTCGGCTGCCTAGCCCCGTCGACCGGATGAAATGGCGCCTCAGGCGCGATCTGGGCACCGCGGCCGACGCGATCCGGATCCTGGTCGAGGAAGGCGATCCGCCCGAGATGCTGCTGGAAATGGCGGCACGCGAGGACTGCGATCTCATCGTGACCGGCATCGCCCGCGACGAGACGCTTGGCCGTATGCTGCTCGGCAACACCCTCAACCGGCTGGTGCGCGGATCGCCGGTGCCGGTGCTCGTCGTTCATGATCGCGCGGTCCGGCACTATCGCGATATTGTCGTCGGCACGGACTTCTCGGAGGCTTCGCTTCAGGCGCTGCTCATCACGGCGGCCTGTTTCCCGGCTGCCGCGCTGACGCTGTTCCACGGCTATGACGTCCCCTTCTCCGGCTATCTCGACGAGCAGGACTTCAAGCGTGACCTCGGCGTCATGGAGAAGGAACTCGGCGACAAATTTCTGGCCGATGAGCGCGTCGATGAACCCCTCAGGGGCAGGACCGACGTCGTGATCGCGCATGGCAGCCCCGAGCGGTTGCTCAGTGATTATGTGGAAGACCACGATATCGACCTGACCGTGATCGGCAGCCATGGCCGGGGTGCGCTGTTTGACGCGCTGATCGGGAGCACGGCGAAGACGCTCCTGGAAATGCTCGAAGGCGATCTGCTGATCGTGCATTATCGACCCGCGGATTAG
- a CDS encoding redoxin domain-containing protein, with product MTQTRPAPPIAASQWFNTDEPVTLDALRGRVVVMEAFQMLCPGCVGHGLPQAGRVFETFSRDDVIVLGLHCVFEHQDAQTPVSLEAFLHEYRIGFPVGVDEAGGDGPLPRTMRNYAMQGTPTLILIDRKGHRRAQHFGLVPDLRLGAEIMALIREVSS from the coding sequence ATGACCCAGACCAGGCCCGCGCCGCCGATCGCGGCAAGCCAATGGTTCAACACCGATGAGCCCGTGACGCTCGACGCGCTGCGCGGCCGCGTCGTCGTCATGGAAGCCTTCCAGATGCTCTGCCCGGGCTGTGTCGGTCATGGCCTGCCGCAAGCCGGCCGCGTGTTCGAGACGTTCAGCCGCGACGATGTCATCGTCCTGGGGCTGCACTGCGTGTTCGAGCATCAGGACGCCCAGACCCCGGTTTCGCTCGAAGCGTTTCTTCACGAATATCGCATCGGCTTTCCCGTCGGCGTCGATGAAGCGGGCGGGGATGGCCCGCTGCCGCGCACGATGCGCAATTACGCCATGCAGGGAACGCCGACGCTGATCCTGATCGACCGCAAGGGTCATCGGCGCGCGCAGCATTTCGGGCTAGTGCCCGACCTTCGCCTCGGCGCCGAGATCATGGCGCTCATTCGAGAGGTGTCGTCCTGA
- a CDS encoding universal stress protein gives MKNILFLAHDDEGQEARLQAALDLTRALDGHLSCIDVTMVPNFAGDYDGMGSAMLLADERDREASNKASLQARLASEDVAWSWGDATGFAAEAVLDAAALADLIVLNRKLDQIPHPDFAELASRVVMKARKPVVAMPDDVIGFKLGRALIAWDGQASSAATMRACIPLLALAEEVQIFMARDGAEQTEPTEAAQYLSRHNIHASVHIVDDGLTPADHLIADEAANWHADYVLMGAYGRGRLMETFGGVTKRMLAHGKLPLILGH, from the coding sequence ATGAAGAATATCCTTTTCCTGGCACATGACGATGAGGGTCAGGAAGCCCGGCTGCAGGCCGCACTCGACCTCACTCGAGCACTGGACGGGCACCTATCCTGTATCGACGTCACGATGGTGCCGAATTTCGCGGGCGACTATGACGGCATGGGCTCGGCAATGCTGCTCGCCGACGAACGCGACCGGGAAGCCAGTAACAAGGCCAGCCTCCAGGCCCGTCTTGCGTCCGAGGATGTTGCGTGGAGTTGGGGCGATGCGACGGGGTTCGCCGCCGAGGCCGTTCTCGACGCCGCGGCCCTCGCCGATCTCATCGTGCTGAATCGCAAGCTCGATCAGATTCCGCACCCTGACTTCGCCGAACTCGCGAGCCGCGTCGTCATGAAAGCACGCAAGCCTGTCGTAGCAATGCCTGACGATGTCATAGGCTTCAAACTCGGCCGTGCGCTCATCGCATGGGATGGACAGGCTTCCTCGGCGGCGACGATGCGGGCGTGCATCCCGCTCCTGGCGCTTGCCGAGGAAGTGCAAATCTTCATGGCCCGTGACGGCGCTGAGCAGACCGAGCCGACCGAAGCTGCTCAGTATCTTTCCCGGCACAATATTCATGCCTCGGTCCATATCGTCGATGATGGCCTGACTCCTGCTGATCATCTGATTGCCGATGAAGCCGCCAACTGGCACGCGGACTATGTCCTGATGGGCGCTTATGGACGCGGTCGCCTGATGGAGACGTTCGGAGGTGTCACCAAGCGCATGCTCGCGCACGGCAAGCTTCCGCTGATTCTCGGCCATTGA
- a CDS encoding YggS family pyridoxal phosphate-dependent enzyme — MSGETVLSAVDGERFGSSPAASFARNLASVRARIAAACARSGRAVEGVRLMIVTKTVPAPILRLAHHAGLSDIGENKLQEARDKHGLLADLPIRWSIIGHLQTNKVKYLVRFASEFHALDSLRLADALNRRLEAEGRDLDVFVQVNTSGEPSKFGLAADDLTPFVERLADFPRLRPRGLMTLALFSADADRVRPCFRLLRALRDQAATVDERLAGLSMGMSGDYEIAIEEGATVVRVGQAIFGARPGGDAHYWPGLIPPGNAGGHPDGSRDRGG, encoded by the coding sequence ATGAGCGGAGAGACAGTTCTCTCGGCGGTGGACGGCGAGCGGTTTGGTTCATCGCCTGCCGCGAGCTTCGCCCGCAACCTGGCAAGCGTCCGCGCCCGCATCGCCGCCGCCTGCGCGCGCAGTGGGCGCGCGGTCGAGGGTGTCCGGCTTATGATCGTCACCAAGACCGTCCCGGCGCCGATCCTGCGGCTCGCCCATCACGCCGGGCTGTCGGATATAGGCGAGAACAAGCTGCAGGAGGCCCGCGACAAGCACGGCCTGCTGGCCGACCTGCCGATCCGGTGGAGCATCATCGGCCATCTCCAGACCAACAAGGTCAAATATCTCGTCCGCTTCGCATCGGAGTTCCATGCGCTCGACAGCCTGAGGCTGGCCGACGCCCTCAACCGCCGGCTCGAGGCCGAGGGGCGCGACCTGGATGTGTTCGTGCAGGTCAATACCTCGGGGGAGCCGAGCAAGTTCGGCCTGGCCGCGGACGATCTGACGCCTTTCGTCGAGCGCCTTGCCGATTTTCCCCGGCTGCGGCCGCGCGGCCTGATGACGCTAGCCCTGTTCAGTGCGGACGCCGATCGCGTGCGGCCGTGCTTCCGGCTGCTGCGCGCGCTGCGCGACCAGGCGGCTACCGTCGATGAGCGTCTTGCCGGGCTGTCGATGGGGATGTCGGGGGATTATGAGATCGCCATCGAGGAAGGCGCAACCGTCGTGCGCGTTGGGCAGGCGATTTTCGGCGCGCGTCCGGGCGGCGACGCACATTACTGGCCCGGCCTCATTCCGCCCGGAAACGCCGGCGGTCATCCAGACGGAAGCCGGGACCGTGGCGGCTGA
- a CDS encoding NAD(P)H-dependent oxidoreductase, whose amino-acid sequence MRVLILDGHPDEGRLASHLLDIYQAALGDGFEVERIAVRDLAFEPNLRRGYAEVQPLEPDLERVAAAIIACDHLVVGFPMWWGSEPALLKGFIDRVLLPGFAFRYHRDDPFWDRLLAGRSADAIVTTDTPSWYLWLAYGNPVVRRWRGQILGFCGFKPVRIVKLGPVRHGGAEKNIAAWRRTIERLAASAASLRRGRTTGHG is encoded by the coding sequence ATGCGCGTCCTCATCCTCGACGGTCATCCCGACGAAGGCCGGCTCGCCAGCCACCTGCTCGATATCTACCAGGCCGCGCTCGGCGACGGTTTCGAGGTTGAGCGCATCGCGGTGCGCGATCTCGCGTTCGAGCCGAACTTGCGGCGCGGCTATGCGGAAGTGCAGCCGCTCGAACCGGATCTCGAGCGGGTCGCCGCCGCGATCATCGCCTGCGATCATCTCGTAGTCGGATTCCCGATGTGGTGGGGCAGCGAACCGGCTTTGCTCAAGGGGTTCATCGACCGCGTGCTGCTGCCCGGCTTCGCGTTTCGCTATCACAGGGACGATCCTTTCTGGGATCGGCTGCTGGCGGGGCGCTCGGCCGACGCGATCGTCACCACCGACACCCCGTCCTGGTATCTGTGGCTCGCCTACGGCAATCCGGTCGTGCGCCGCTGGCGCGGCCAGATCCTCGGCTTCTGTGGCTTCAAGCCGGTTCGCATCGTCAAGCTCGGTCCGGTTCGCCACGGCGGCGCCGAGAAGAACATCGCCGCCTGGCGGCGCACGATCGAGCGGCTGGCGGCATCGGCAGCTTCGCTCCGGCGCGGCAGGACGACCGGCCATGGATGA
- a CDS encoding PRC-barrel domain-containing protein, which produces MTDQRDDVEIEESDRLIASDKVEGTAVYNQEGDKLGHIHNFLVDKVSGQVEYAVLQFGGLFGLGADYYPLPWQSLTYDTEQGGYIVDLDKETLEAAPRYAEEEPRFDRAYGEQIYRAYGMTYPGI; this is translated from the coding sequence ATGACAGACCAACGTGACGATGTCGAAATCGAAGAATCCGACCGCCTGATCGCATCCGACAAGGTCGAAGGCACCGCCGTTTATAACCAAGAAGGCGACAAGCTCGGCCACATCCACAATTTCCTTGTCGACAAGGTCTCGGGTCAGGTCGAATATGCGGTACTGCAGTTCGGCGGATTGTTCGGACTTGGCGCCGACTATTATCCGCTGCCCTGGCAATCGCTCACCTACGACACCGAACAGGGCGGCTATATCGTCGATCTCGACAAGGAGACGCTGGAGGCCGCGCCGCGCTATGCCGAAGAGGAACCGCGCTTCGACCGCGCCTATGGCGAGCAGATTTACCGCGCCTACGGCATGACCTATCCAGGCATCTGA
- a CDS encoding SRPBCC family protein, which produces MEALAPALTTFSQSGRWHQHALSRSNAMAQIEESAELNRNADDAWRAFGAWEAVADWHPMLERVEADGNQPGARRRAYTKDGQEQVERLVSRDEASRSYRYAMVETGLPVENYMAEFRIDAVDADHSKVTWTARFDEIGRKGEGAEAVRGFFEAGVKALASSCPSSGI; this is translated from the coding sequence ATGGAGGCGCTGGCGCCCGCGCTGACAACCTTTTCCCAAAGCGGGCGTTGGCATCAGCACGCACTATCCAGGAGCAATGCAATGGCGCAGATTGAGGAAAGCGCGGAATTGAACCGCAATGCGGACGACGCTTGGCGCGCGTTTGGAGCCTGGGAGGCGGTGGCCGACTGGCACCCCATGCTGGAGCGCGTCGAAGCTGACGGAAACCAACCTGGCGCGAGGCGCCGGGCTTACACCAAAGACGGCCAGGAACAGGTTGAGCGCTTGGTATCGCGGGACGAGGCGTCGCGCAGCTATCGCTACGCCATGGTCGAAACGGGACTTCCGGTCGAAAACTACATGGCCGAGTTCCGCATCGATGCCGTCGATGCGGACCATAGCAAGGTCACCTGGACTGCCCGCTTCGACGAAATCGGCAGGAAAGGCGAAGGCGCCGAAGCCGTGCGTGGCTTTTTCGAAGCGGGCGTGAAGGCGCTGGCGTCGTCGTGCCCGAGTTCAGGCATATAG
- a CDS encoding endonuclease/exonuclease/phosphatase family protein translates to MKLAVYNVENLFDRAKAMNLDSWEEGRPVLEKFAALNGLLGQIHYAPADKVRMVELLRDLGLEKSDTGPFVILRRNRGGLLRRPQAGGIVIEAEGRADWVGSLELRDEPVNEHAMRNTARVMMDLQADVLGVVEAESRPVLAAFNSEILPALGGTPFRHVMLIDGNDERGIDVGLMSGEDYPIGAMRSRVDDRLPSGQPVFSRDCPQFEVTTPGGETLLVLVNHLKSKGYGGTAASNAKRKAQAERIAAIYHELTDHGAAHVAVIGDFNDTPTSAPLAPLLEDTDLQDIFAHPAFDDGGYPGTYGLCNAANKIDYMLLSPSLFDRVRSGGVFRTGMWPGSRPKRWEAYPEVGRKADAGSDHAALWAEIDL, encoded by the coding sequence ATGAAGCTGGCTGTCTATAATGTCGAGAATCTGTTCGACCGTGCCAAGGCGATGAATCTCGACAGCTGGGAAGAAGGTCGTCCGGTGCTGGAGAAGTTCGCAGCGCTCAACGGACTTCTCGGTCAGATCCATTATGCGCCCGCCGACAAGGTGCGGATGGTGGAGTTGCTGCGCGACCTTGGCCTGGAAAAGTCCGACACCGGCCCGTTCGTCATCCTGCGGCGCAACCGCGGCGGCCTGCTGCGCCGGCCCCAGGCGGGCGGCATCGTGATCGAGGCGGAGGGCCGCGCCGACTGGGTGGGTTCGCTCGAACTGCGCGACGAGCCGGTCAACGAACATGCGATGCGCAATACCGCGCGGGTCATGATGGATCTCCAGGCCGACGTGCTCGGCGTCGTCGAAGCCGAGAGCCGCCCGGTGCTGGCGGCGTTCAACAGCGAGATCCTGCCGGCGCTCGGCGGCACGCCTTTTCGTCATGTCATGCTGATCGACGGCAATGACGAGCGCGGCATCGACGTCGGGCTGATGAGCGGCGAGGACTATCCGATCGGCGCGATGCGGAGCCGCGTCGATGACCGGCTGCCCAGCGGCCAGCCCGTTTTCTCGCGCGACTGCCCGCAATTCGAGGTGACGACGCCGGGCGGCGAGACGCTGCTCGTCCTGGTCAACCATCTCAAGAGCAAGGGCTATGGCGGCACGGCGGCCTCGAACGCGAAGCGCAAGGCCCAGGCCGAGCGCATCGCCGCGATCTACCACGAGCTGACCGATCATGGCGCGGCACATGTCGCGGTGATCGGCGATTTCAACGACACGCCGACTAGCGCGCCGCTGGCGCCGCTACTCGAAGACACAGACCTTCAGGACATCTTCGCCCATCCCGCGTTCGACGACGGCGGCTATCCCGGCACCTACGGCCTGTGCAACGCGGCCAACAAGATCGACTATATGCTGCTCTCGCCTTCGCTGTTCGATCGCGTGCGGTCGGGCGGCGTGTTCCGCACCGGCATGTGGCCCGGCTCGCGGCCGAAGCGCTGGGAGGCCTATCCCGAGGTCGGCAGGAAGGCCGATGCCGGCTCGGACCATGCGGCGCTGTGGGCCGAGATCGACTTGTAA
- a CDS encoding thioredoxin, protein MTQKATFYHAGCPVCLSAEQGLAHALDPAAYDVEIVHLGEAPGRIAEAEAAGVESVPALVMGGQPFHINFGASLADVKGAA, encoded by the coding sequence ATGACCCAGAAAGCCACGTTTTACCACGCCGGATGCCCGGTGTGCCTCAGCGCCGAACAGGGCTTGGCCCACGCGCTCGATCCCGCCGCCTATGACGTCGAGATCGTTCATCTGGGCGAAGCGCCCGGCCGGATCGCCGAAGCGGAAGCGGCCGGCGTCGAGTCTGTCCCGGCGCTCGTCATGGGCGGCCAGCCGTTCCATATCAATTTCGGCGCGTCGCTCGCCGATGTGAAGGGAGCGGCCTGA